ATTCCTACAGACAGAAAGGAATTATTGAATAAAAATTTAATGATGTTTTTTACTGGGTTCACACGTTTTTCTAATGCTATACAACAAAAGAATAATTTAACGGCAAAAGACAAAGTAAAGCAATTACAGGAAATGTATTCACTTGTAGATATAGCAGAGAAAATATTAACTGATGAGACTGCAGAGCTTGATGAGTTTGGCTGTTTACTAGACTATACATGGAAGTTAAAAAGGCAAACAGGCTCCGCTATTTCAACAAATTACATCGATAGCCTATACACAAAAGGTATCGCTGCGGGTGCACTTGGAGGTAAACTTCTGGGGGCAGGCGGTGGTGGTTTTATCATTTTTTATGTACAGCCAGAAAAGCAAAATTTTGTAAAAAAAGCAATGAAAGACCTCCTTTATATTCCATTCAAATTTGAAAATAACGGAACACAGGTGATTCATTACACGCCGGAAACATATGAGCCGGCAGAAAATTGTAAGGAGGATTGGAACTAACTAATGAAAACCGTAATCATGGCCGGAGGCAAAGGTACAAGAATTTCTTCCATTGCTTCTGATATACCTAAACCAATGATAGATATTGAAGGCAAGCCTGTTCTTGAACGAGAAATTGAATGTTTAAGAAAACAGGGGTTTGTTGACCTTTTAATTACAATTAACCATTTTGGTCAAATAATTATGGATTACTTCGGTAATGGCAACAAGTTTGGAGTAAAAATTGAATATTTCAATGAAGAAGTCCCTTTGGGAAATGCCGGAGCGCTGTTTAAACTCAAGGATAAATTAACCAAAGACTTTCTTCTTTTAAATGCTGACCATCTTTTTAATGTAGATTTTAGTAGGTTTATATCTTTTCACAATAAGCACCAGGGGTTAGTTACACTGTTCACACATCCAAATAATCACCCTTATGACAGCGGTTTAATAATTGCGGACAAGAATCATAATGTCATTAAATGGCTTACGAAGGAAGAAAAACGACCAATTTGGTATCGAAACAGAATAAATGCAGGACTGCATATTATCTCCCCAAAACTTCTGATGCAAGAAATCAACACGCCAGAAGTTGACCTTGACCGACAACTACTCAAACCATTGGCTGGTTCAGGGCGTATGTTTTGTTATGATAGTCCGGAATATATCAAAGACATGGGGACACCAGAAAGATATGTAGCTGTGTGTCGCGATTATAGAAGTAATATTATTGAAACAAAAAACCTAAAGCAAAAGCAAAAAGCTATTTTTCTAGATCGGGATGGAACAATTAATAAATATGTTGGATTCCTCCGAAATATTGATGATTTTGAGCTTATACACAGCGTTCCAGAGGCAATAAAGAGAATTAACGCATCGGGATATCTTGCCATTGTGGTTACAAATCAACCGGTAATAGCTAGAGGCGAAGTAAATTACAAACAACTTGAAAATATACACAACAAAATGGAAACTTTACTTGGTTTAGAAGGAGCCTATATTGATGCAATCTACTATTGCCCACATCATCCACATCATGGGTTCGAGGGAGAAATCAAAGAGTTAAAATTCTCTTGTGATTGCAGAAAACCAAAACCAGGAATGCTTTTAAAAGCAGCAGAAGATTACAATATAGATTTACACCAATCATGGATGGTTGGTGACAAAGAAAGCGATTTACTTGCCGGTAAAGCAGCTGGATGCAAATGTGTTCAAGTTAATGAGACCTATCTTCTTTTGGATGCCGTGAACAATATATTAGGAGACAAATGACATGAAAAAAACGGTTGAAACTCATTTAAATTTTCTCATTAAACGGTATCCTAAATTAAAATGCTGTAAAAATAGCATAGCTACTGCATTTGAAATAATAAATGAAAGTTATTCTAATGGTGGAAAATTACTTGTAGCTGGAAATGGTGGTAGTGCCGCAGATGCAGAACATATTGTTGGCGAACTCATGAAAGGTTTCAAAAAACTTAGAAAACTAAAAATAGAATATGTAAATGAGCTTATCAAAATAGATGCTGAACATGGAAGCATTCTTGCAAAAAATCTACAAGGAGCCATGCCAGCAATCGCATTGGATGGACATCCCGGGTTGTCAACTGCTTATATGAATGATTGTGAACCACTTCTATGTTTTGCGCAGCAAGTAAATGGCTACGGAAAAACCGAAGATGTTTTTTTCGGTATTAGTACTAGTGGTAATAGTAGCAATATCATTTTTGCTGCAGTTGTCGCGCGTGCAAAAGGTATGAAGGTAATTGGGCTAACCGGAGCAAAAGACAGTGAACTCTCCCGCAGAAGCGATATCTGTATCAAGGTACCAGGCACGGAGACATATATCATTCAGGAATATCATTTACCGGTATATCATTGTTTGTGTTCAATGTTGGAAGAAGAGTTTTTTGAATAAAACAAAAATAAAGGAGATTTGTTAGGATGAAAGTATTAGTGACAGGTGCTGGTGGTATGATTGGCTCTCATTTAGTAGAACAGCTATACAATCGTGGAGATGAAGTAATCGGTTTGTTCCATAAGAATAAAAAAAACATTGAGCAGATACCTTTTCCCATTAATTTTGTTCAGTGTGATATTCGATATGGTCAAGGGATAGATAATCTTATTATGGATAGTCTCCCTAGGCAAATTTACCATCTTGCTGCACAAAGTTATCCAACGGTATCTTGGGTAAATCCATCCGAGACCATAGATGTTAATGTTAATGGTACTATTGCAGTCTATGAAGCCATTAAAAAAGCCCGTAAATACGTTGATAGTAATTATGATCCTATGGTAGTTGTTGCATGTTCCAGTGCTGAATATGGGGAAACATTTAACAAATTAAAAGGCGACTCCATTTACGTAAGAGAAGATGCAAAATTACTTCCGTTACATCCATACGGAGTCAGTAAAGTTGGACAAGACTTACTGTCTTTCCAGTATTACATGAATGACCACATTCGTTGTATTAGAGCAAGAATTTTCAATTCGACAGGGACAAGAAAAGTTAATGACGTAACATCTGATTTCACCAAAAGAGCTGTCGAAGCCGAGCGAACAGGCAATTATATGTTGCGTGCCGGAAATTTAGATACATTTCGTGCAATTATGGATCAAAGGGACCTTATTGTTGCTTTAATGTTACTCGCCGAAAAAGGGAGGGATGGCGATGTATACAATATATCATCGGAGCATATATACCAGATAAAAGATATAGTAACGTACATTGAAGCAGAAATCGGCCACAAATTCAAAATAGAAATGACTCCTAAATTACTCAGACCAACAGATGAGAAAATTATAGTTGGCAATATTGACAAACTAAAAAATGATACAGGATGGGAACAAAAAATTTCAATGAAAGAAACGGTGGCAGATATGTTAAATTACTGGAGGGGAGTTTTATGAAAGTATTAATTATCGACCCATGGTGTTCTGATAACTATGAAGTATACACTATAGGTTTATGCGAAGGCTTATGTGATAAAGTTGATTTAACTATATGTTCAAGTTATTATGAGAGTAGATACACTGAAAAGTACAATATTAAGCCCATTTTTTTTAAAATATCAGACAAGATGTGTAGAGGCATGCTCCGGAGTGCCATTAGGGGTATTGAGTACGCTGTAGCTTACATAAAGATTCTTATCATAGTAAGAAGAGAAAAATACGACGTTGTACATGTTGAATGGGCGCTTTTATATAGAATGGATGAATTTTTCCTAAAGCAAATAAGAAAATATGTTAAGCGTCTAGTATACACTTCTCATAATGTCCTGCCACATATAAATGGAGAGAAATATGTTACAAAATTAAAAAGGCTTCACAATAATTTTGATGTAATTCTAGTTCACGGAGAAGGAATAAAAAAAGAATACCTAAAGTATTTTCCTGAAGATAAAAACAAACTCAAGATTCAATATCACGGCATACATTTAACGCAGAAAAAGGAGTATGTAATATCAAAAGTAGATAAACATATTGTCGATTTTATCTCATCCGCAAAAAAGAAAATTATTTCTTTTGTTGGAAATATTTTCTATAATAAAGGTGCTGATAGAGTGATTAATTATTGGGTTAATAATCTCAATGACACAGAACAAAAGTTAGTTGTAGCTGGTAGCTTAAATGTACCTTATTCAGAATTAGAACAATATATGCAAACCATTTCCAATTCTGGGAATATATTATTTGTGCCTAGATTTTTAAATGATGATGAATACGCATACGTATTAGCAAATTCTTCCGCAGTAGTAATTCCATATAGACACGCAAGCATGAGTGGCATTGTATACTCTGCTGCTGCATTTAGAAAGCCTGTTATTTATACAAATACCGGATCTATTGCCGAATATATAGGAGATGAGTGTGGCATACAGGCAACTAATACAGACGAATCACTGTTTCAAGCTTTAGACAAATCTATTAATATGGATGAAGCTACTTTACAAAAATTAGGAAGTAATCTTAATAAGTGGATTTATAACAATTATAGCTGGAATATTATATCTGCAAAACTAGTCAATGAAGTTTACGCATTAGGTAATTAGCATATGAAAAAAATCATCGTCATAAATGTAGGTTCGATTTATAGCATTCCCCCAATAAAAAGCCTTCTAGAAGGACTCTATAAACAAAATGTGGAAGTGACGTTAGTGACAACAAGAGATGGTATATCAGAAGAAGATAGTCTGTACAAAAAAATACGCATATGTAAAATGGATGAAGACTACAACTCAGACATTTCTCTGATATTAAAATTCATCAGAATGATACAACTGAGAAAAAAAATTTGGAAATACGTAGACAATTTATATGATGAAAATACGTTGCTCTGGATAATATCTGATGCTACAGTGAAAAGCCTCGGCCCTAAGTTATTCAGCTATAATTATGTTTTGCATATGTACGAGCTTATTGGCACTAAATATATGGTACCTAAGTACAAACTTGGTAATATGCATTTAGGAACGTATGGTAAAAATGCAAAAAGAGTGATAGTTCCTGAATATAACAGAGCTCATATAACAAAAGCATGGTGGGACCTTGACAAACTTCCTTTCATTCTTGAGAACAAACCATTTTATCCAGAAATTATAGAAAAGAGAAATTTACCAATTAATCATTCAATTCAAGCAAGAAAACTATTAGAGAAAATAGGTAACAAAAAAATTATCTTATATCAGGGAATATTACACAAGGAAAGGCCGTTAGAACATTTTATATCTGCAGTTGATCGTTTGGGAGATGACTATGCCTTTGTAGTGATGTCAAATGTTGCAAATTTATATGCAAATTGTGGGAGTAAAAATTACTATTTTATTCCTTTTATTTGTGCACCATACCACTTAGAAGTCACTAGCCATGCCTATATAGGAGTTCTTTCGTATATTCCTACCAAAACTAGTAATTCAATATTGAATACAGTATATTGCGCACCTAATAAAACATTTGAGTATGCATGTTTTTCTATCCCAATGATAAGCAATGATGTTCCTGCGTTGAACTACATGTTTGAAAAACAAAAATGTGGTATCTGTATTAAAAATTACAATATTGATTCAATTTGTCAAACCATAAAAACAATATCAAACAATTACTCTGAGTACTCGAAAAATTCAAGATATTTTTATGATAGTGTTGATTATGAAAAAAAAATAACCTTCCTTCTCAATGAGGTTTACAATGGCTAGAAACCCATTATTAAGAAAAAAATATATACTCTGTTGGAAAAATGTCCTAATTTTATTTGCTGTTTTTATTCTCAATTGTATTGCTTGCCAAAATACAACTGTAGGAATAGCGGTTGCTTTAGCAGAAGCCACTATTGTAATTATATTAAGTTTACTTGGAAAAACTGACCGTGCCATACTTGCTAATAATATATTTCTTGGAGTATCAATCGAGGCTTCACTATTTGTATTTGGTGAATATACATATATATATAGTTATGCATATATGCCATTTATACATAGATGGGGCTGTCTTTGCTGCGAGCTGTTTATTTTACTTTGCGTTATTTTTAAGCAAAATGGAAGAACAAAGATAAGCCTAAAAAACGATATTAAAAATTTATGGAGTGGTCAATTTGTCTTTGGCTTCGTATTACTCGTATTTACTGGTATTTTTAGCTCTCTAGTGACAATTATAACTAATGATAACCATGTAAATAATACATCATGGTTTTATGGGGCGTATGCCACAGAAATTTGTTATTGGATAATCCTGATAATCAATTTAGTATTAGTGTATTTTGCTCTACGCCATAACTGTAAATTCTATGTTCAGTTTAAAGAAGTGTTAATTAACTTTTTCATTGTTTTAGTAATAGCATCATGGGCATCTGTTATCTTGGGTTGGCACGGAACTTATTCTTATCATAAGTCGATTTTGCTAATGCCTTTGGTTGCTTTTTTCTCCATTACTACTATTATATGTACAAATTTTAAAGAATACCAAAAAACCCCCATGTTCATTTTTGCAATAATAGGGTTCATTTGTATGTGTATTAAAACATCTCCACTACTTGGCAAATGGATACTCGTTATTGGAGTAACGATTGCAACATATTTTTGGATAAATATTGCCCATAAAAAATTTTTTAAAATGCTGATGGTAATTATTCTGGTATGTATTAGTATTGCAGTCTTTGGAGAGTACTTCACCCGTAGTAATGAATTACTGCTGTATAAGATAGGACAAACTACAGAAAGTTTAAAAATTGGAAGAGGTTCATGGTTAGATAATGTGCCAAATTCTCCAAAGGTACGAATTGAAGAATTCGTCAACGTATTCCTTGAATACCTCGATAAACCTTGGTACGTCTTCTTTGGGAAAGGAATAGGAGGAACAATTACACAGCAAACAAACTGGGTTGATTGGGCATCAAGTAGCGGTGCATTCTCTGTAAATCAAAGACAAAGTGGTATTTATAACGAGTTACATGAATCTATTAATATAATGTTCCTTAAATTTGGCCTTCTTGGCTTAATATTTTTTATTTATAACTTTATGAAAGGACTAAAAGGTATAAAAAAATCCCCTTGGATCTTAATGGGTTTACTATGGTTTTCATTCTACGTTAACGCTTATATTTCAATGTATATAGTAGCATCTGCTTTTCTACTTGGGATGTATGAATGTGATATATCAAGTGGCTTGATCAAAAAAATGAAAAACAGACATAAGGAGTTTTAGAGCATGAATAATCTACCCAATATACTTTACATGGAATTGTTAGAAAACAATTATGGTAATAAAAGATTAGATTATCAAATTATAAAAAACTTAAAGGCTATTTCTAATTTGACTGTTGCCCAACTTGAAAACTGGTTTGATTTACTTCCAAAGGATATTAATGTACATTCATATAAATATAAACGAACCAGTAATAATCGTAAAATTTCGTACTATCAACGCAACCTTGAAAATTTACTTGTTGCTGTTAAGCTAGATAAAATCTATCACTTTGATTATCTATTTTTTGCTTCTTATGATACATATGTTTTTACTTTGGCTTTATTTAAAATTAAGGATTTTAATCGTCGAGTGTTTATATTACATCACAATAATATTGACTTAATCGATAAATCCATAAAATTACAATTATTTTTCACCATATATGCTAAAAAAGTAAACCATATTGTCTTTGAAAATTTTATAGCCAACCATTTAAAAAATAAATACGGTGTTGAAGAAAAAAAAATATTCCATATGCCACATCCTCTAAATATAGTACAAGGAATTTTCTCAAAATATTATGATTGTGTAGGCATAAGCAATAGCAATAAAGAGGAATGGATAAAAGAAATTATCGATTTTGAAATTTATAGTAATATCTTTAAAATAAACAATGTTAAGGTAGTTTTACGTTCAAAAACAATGACGTTTAACGATGGCTTTCTTAAAGTTATTAGTGGCTACTTAAGCGATGAAGAGTATTATTATTATGTTAAATCTACAAAGACAATTTTCTTACCGTTTCCAGAAAGCTTTAAGTATCGCACTAGCGGCTCTATTATAGATGCATTCTCTAATGAAACTTCTGTTATAGGAAGTAAGATATTATTATTTGAAAATGTGGAGAAAGAATATCCTAGTATTTGTAAGGTTATAAATTCGGCCAACGAATTTATAAACTACCTCTTGACCGCAGAGACAAGTTGGAAGAATGAGCAAAAAGAGTTTAAATTGTTTAAATCACGCCATTCTGATAGTGAATTAAAAAAAATATTTGAAAGAATGTTCATCATAAAATGATTAATATGCGTAAAAAAAAGCTATATCTTAATACAGTGTCCTCTTTAGCAAATCAAATCGTTGTTTTGTTTTGTGGTTTCATATTGCCAAGGTTTATCTTACAAACGTTTGGATCAGACATAAACGGATTAGTTTCTTCGATTATGCAATATCTAGGGTTTATTACACTGCTAGATGCTGGCGTAGGTGCCGTTATCCAATCAGCATATTACCAACCTTTAGCAAATGATGACTATAAAACCATAAGTCTACTGTTTAATTATTCAAAAAAATTTTATCGTGTATTAGCAAGTATCTTAATTTGTTATGTTGTATTTTTATGCAACATATTTCCGTATTTAATTAATTATAAATTCAATACATCGTTTATTATTTCATTAATTATTATTATTTCTTTTAGTTTATTCTCACAGTTTTTTTTTGCAGCGCCTCAACAGTTATTATTGAATGCAGACCAAAAGCTTTATATACAAACAAATATTCAGACGATAACATTGATATTAAATACAGTGATTAGTGTCATATTAATTACTACAGGACATTCAATTCAGATAGTAAAACTAGTACCTTCAATCATTTTTTTTTCGACACCATTATTCTTATCTTTCTATATAAAAAGACATTATGAATTAAACTATACATTAAAAGATAGGTGTTTTAAAATTGAACAAAAATGGAACGGTTTCGCACAACATTGCGCAACTGTAGTGATGAATAATACCGATATTATGGTATTGACTATATTGGCACCATTAAGTGATGTTTCAATATATGCGGTTTATAATTTGGTTGTATACGGAATTCGTCAACTTATGAGCTCAATATCTAGCGGATTCAATTCACTTTTAGGTAACATCCTTGCTTGCAACGAAAAAAAACTACTATATAAAATTTTTGGATTATTTGAGTGGTTTATGCATTCAATTGTCGTTTTGTTTTTTTCTATGACTGGAATCCTAATTGTGCCATTTATTGAAAACTATACCTCCGGCATTTCTGACGCCCGCTATTATCAACCAACATTTGCGGCTTTATTAACATTGGCACAAGCAATTTACTGCATTAGAATACCATATAATGCAATAATATGCGCAGCAGGTCACTATAAACAAACACAAAAAAGTGCTATAATTGAAATGATTTTGAACCTTTCTATTTCAGTAATACTTGTACATAAAGT
The window above is part of the Cloacibacillus evryensis DSM 19522 genome. Proteins encoded here:
- the gmhB gene encoding D-glycero-beta-D-manno-heptose 1,7-bisphosphate 7-phosphatase: MKTVIMAGGKGTRISSIASDIPKPMIDIEGKPVLEREIECLRKQGFVDLLITINHFGQIIMDYFGNGNKFGVKIEYFNEEVPLGNAGALFKLKDKLTKDFLLLNADHLFNVDFSRFISFHNKHQGLVTLFTHPNNHPYDSGLIIADKNHNVIKWLTKEEKRPIWYRNRINAGLHIISPKLLMQEINTPEVDLDRQLLKPLAGSGRMFCYDSPEYIKDMGTPERYVAVCRDYRSNIIETKNLKQKQKAIFLDRDGTINKYVGFLRNIDDFELIHSVPEAIKRINASGYLAIVVTNQPVIARGEVNYKQLENIHNKMETLLGLEGAYIDAIYYCPHHPHHGFEGEIKELKFSCDCRKPKPGMLLKAAEDYNIDLHQSWMVGDKESDLLAGKAAGCKCVQVNETYLLLDAVNNILGDK
- a CDS encoding D-sedoheptulose-7-phosphate isomerase, with amino-acid sequence MKKTVETHLNFLIKRYPKLKCCKNSIATAFEIINESYSNGGKLLVAGNGGSAADAEHIVGELMKGFKKLRKLKIEYVNELIKIDAEHGSILAKNLQGAMPAIALDGHPGLSTAYMNDCEPLLCFAQQVNGYGKTEDVFFGISTSGNSSNIIFAAVVARAKGMKVIGLTGAKDSELSRRSDICIKVPGTETYIIQEYHLPVYHCLCSMLEEEFFE
- a CDS encoding GDP-mannose 4,6-dehydratase — its product is MKVLVTGAGGMIGSHLVEQLYNRGDEVIGLFHKNKKNIEQIPFPINFVQCDIRYGQGIDNLIMDSLPRQIYHLAAQSYPTVSWVNPSETIDVNVNGTIAVYEAIKKARKYVDSNYDPMVVVACSSAEYGETFNKLKGDSIYVREDAKLLPLHPYGVSKVGQDLLSFQYYMNDHIRCIRARIFNSTGTRKVNDVTSDFTKRAVEAERTGNYMLRAGNLDTFRAIMDQRDLIVALMLLAEKGRDGDVYNISSEHIYQIKDIVTYIEAEIGHKFKIEMTPKLLRPTDEKIIVGNIDKLKNDTGWEQKISMKETVADMLNYWRGVL
- a CDS encoding glycosyltransferase family 4 protein is translated as MKVLIIDPWCSDNYEVYTIGLCEGLCDKVDLTICSSYYESRYTEKYNIKPIFFKISDKMCRGMLRSAIRGIEYAVAYIKILIIVRREKYDVVHVEWALLYRMDEFFLKQIRKYVKRLVYTSHNVLPHINGEKYVTKLKRLHNNFDVILVHGEGIKKEYLKYFPEDKNKLKIQYHGIHLTQKKEYVISKVDKHIVDFISSAKKKIISFVGNIFYNKGADRVINYWVNNLNDTEQKLVVAGSLNVPYSELEQYMQTISNSGNILFVPRFLNDDEYAYVLANSSAVVIPYRHASMSGIVYSAAAFRKPVIYTNTGSIAEYIGDECGIQATNTDESLFQALDKSINMDEATLQKLGSNLNKWIYNNYSWNIISAKLVNEVYALGN
- a CDS encoding polysaccharide biosynthesis C-terminal domain-containing protein, producing MRKKKLYLNTVSSLANQIVVLFCGFILPRFILQTFGSDINGLVSSIMQYLGFITLLDAGVGAVIQSAYYQPLANDDYKTISLLFNYSKKFYRVLASILICYVVFLCNIFPYLINYKFNTSFIISLIIIISFSLFSQFFFAAPQQLLLNADQKLYIQTNIQTITLILNTVISVILITTGHSIQIVKLVPSIIFFSTPLFLSFYIKRHYELNYTLKDRCFKIEQKWNGFAQHCATVVMNNTDIMVLTILAPLSDVSIYAVYNLVVYGIRQLMSSISSGFNSLLGNILACNEKKLLYKIFGLFEWFMHSIVVLFFSMTGILIVPFIENYTSGISDARYYQPTFAALLTLAQAIYCIRIPYNAIICAAGHYKQTQKSAIIEMILNLSISVILVHKVSLIGVAIGTLIAMMYRTGYFIFYLHKNILEISYKTVFKQIISDFIQSFAIIFANNFLLKNLSSGNSYLRWIMHATILGGLSVIIVFIYNIVFYKNNIKSISHVFIKNNNVGKMDGAKDQDNLS